The genomic stretch TGATCTTAGCGGCGCTGCCATTTACGGCAACCTGGAGCATCTTTTCCACTTTGGCGCCTTCTTCCACATCGGCGGTGATGATCTGCCCGCTGAAGCTCATCTCTGTTTTATTGAGGGCGCGCAAACCATTTTCCTGTACTTCAAATGCAGGTTTTATCGTCTGGATATTAAACTTAAACTCTTTGTAATCGCCGGGTACTTTCATGACCTTATCGAGCCTGAAATTCACTTCATACAATTCATCGGGTTTCAGTTCTTTTGCCGGTTTAAATTCAATGGTACGTGCATCGGTCCAGTAAGCATTGCCTTCTACTGCAGGGGAGAAGCTGAACAGCGCTTCCTTTATATTTTCGTTAAGCGTATGCGTAGTAGCGGCATCCGCGGCCAATTGAATGCGGATGGTGCTCTTTTTCGAAACCACACCAGCGCTATACGCATTGATATACTGGCTGAAGGCAGGGTTTACTTTTACAAGTTGCTTCTTGTTTGTACAGGCGCAGAATATAAAACACACAAAGGTGAGCGCAAAGAGGAAGGTAGCTTTCATACGTGTCCTAATATATTATAGACTGAAAATAAGGAAATTAAACCAGATGTTTTTATTTGTTCCGCCTACCTTTTCCCATTTGTCCGTTGTTTATATTTCTCTTATGAATAATGCCTTTTATAGTTGGCGAAAGCTGTCATGGAATTTTTCGTTCCTTGTTTGGGTGAGCGTTGCGAACGGAAAATTTCATGTACGTTTGAAAGAAAAAGTATGCCCATTCGAATGGTGGATGATCCGGACGATCAGTCGGATAATTCCAATGACGACAGGGGAGGAGGTTCCCGGTTTCCCGGTGGCGGTGGAGGCGGTGGTTTGTTTCAGTTGCTGCCGTTGCTGCTGGGGCTGGTAATACGTCGTCCTGCATTGCTGCTGGTGCTGCTTGCCGCCGGTGGTTTCTTTATGCTGCGCAATGGTTGTAACTATAGCCAAAGCCCTTCTACCCAGGAGCAGCTGGCGCAGTTTGGTACGGGTGGCGTGTTCGATCCCAAACAGTTTGATAAAGCCCAGATCTATGAAGGCCTGGATGCTTCGAAGAGCGACCTGCCTGAAATGATCTCCCTGCTGAAGTTTGCCCCCGAGCGCAAAGACCAGGGGCAGCAGGGCAGTTGTGTGGCCTGGAGCAGTGCCTATGCAGCCCGTTCCATCCTGGAAGCTGCAAGTACAGGTACCGATCCCAACAGGGTGGCTTTCAGCCCTTCTTTCATGTATAACCAGATAGGCCTTGGCGGCTGCCAGGGCAGTTATATTATCCGGGCCATGGAAAACATGACCCAGGTGGGCGCTGTACCCTATAACGAGTTTCCCTATGATGAAAATGACTGTTCGCGCCAGCCTTCCGAACAGTTGAAGCAGGAAGCCCACAACTACCGTATGCTGGGCTTTACACGCCTCACCGAAGGCGACAGGCTGAATGTACTTGACCTGCATGCCATCAAGGAACATCTCTCTAAAGATGTACCCGTAGTAATTGGCATGATGGTAGGCGGCAGCTTTATGCAGCAGATGAAAGGCAAAGAGATCTGGCATCCCAATGACGACGACTATATGCAGATGGGATTTGGTGGTCACGCCATGTGTGTAATTGGCTATGACGACAGAAAAGAAGGCGGCGCTTTCCAGATCATGAACAGCTGGGGGCCTGAGTGGGGACAAAATGGTATTGCCTGGATCAAGTATAACGACTTCAAACGTTTTGTAAGAGAGGCCTATGGTTTAAACCGGATGCCCAAAAGAGGGGCAGCTGCCGAAGAAAAGCCGCTGGAATGTTTTATAGGTCTTGTAGAAGCGAAGACAAAACAATATATCCCGCTGCGTGTTGGCGCCGGTAACAATTTCAATACGGTATCGCCGCTTGCCAGGGGTACTACCTTTAAAATGGAAGTAAAGAACAATACCGAGTGTTATATCTATGTGTTGGGTAAGGAAACCGATGGCAGCAGTTATGTGTTGTTCCCCTATCCTTCGCCGCAGGACAAAGGCAAAACAAAGTTCTCACCTTATTGCGGCATCACCGGCTATCGTTTGTTTCCAAGGGGCATGAGCATGATGGCCGATGAAGTGGGCAACCGCGATGAAATAGCTGTTGTCGTTAGCAAAGAGCCGCTGAATGTTTTCCAGCTGAACGACCAGGTGAATAACAGGCGCAGCCTTGGTTTTGGAAAAGCAGTGGAGCAGGCAGCAGGTGATGAAGTCATTGAGAATACCAGGTTTGCCAATACACCTGAAGGAACGATTCAATTGACGGCAGCGGCGGGTAAGAAGAATGCGGTAGTTTGTATCGTTGCCATAGATAAGCAGTAGGGTGCCAGGTGTGCGAATAGCGCCAGCATCGCCGGCAGCTACTGCCATGGTGGTGGTAACGGTAGCCTGGATAAACTGAAGATGTGTGGCATATTTGCGGCGAAACAGGAGTCGTAAACAAGTAACAGTTGATCCGGCAGAACGGACATTTTAATATTGTAAACAGTAAAGTATCAGTCGTATGAAAATTGCTTTTCACGGAGCGGCAAGAACTGTAACCGGTTCAAAGCACCTGCTCACGCTTGATAACGGAACCAGGGTATTGTTGGATTGTGGCATGTTCCAGGGGATGGGAAAAGAAACAGAGTCATTGAATTCCGATTTTGGTTTCGATCCCCATGAGATCGATTACCTGCTTTTATCGCATGCGCATATCGATCATTGCGGGCTTATTCCAAAACTGGTAAAGGAGGGCTTCAGGGGAAAGATCTATTGTACCCCGCCTACCAAAGACCTCGCTGCTATTCTGCTGGAAGACTCCGCAGATATCCAGCGCGACGATACCAAGTTCATCAATAAAAGAAGGGCTAAGCAACATCTGCCGCCAATAGAACCTTTATACACAGAAGCCGATGTGGCTATGGCGTTGCCCTTGTTCAACATGGTGCGTTATGGCGAATGGAAAACGATAGCGCCCGGTCTTGAAGTATGTTATACCGATGCTGGTCATATCATAGGCAGCGCTGCCGTTCATGTGCGTGTTACCGAAAACGGGAAGCTCACACAACTTAGCTTCAGCGGCGACGTAGGCCGTTACCGTGATGTTATTCTCCGCTCTCCCGAGGTATTTCCCCAGGCCGATTATATTATTCTTGAAAGTACCTACGGCAGCAGTTTGCATGAAGACGTATTCAATACACCCGACCAGCTGCTGGGCTGGATAGAGAAAACATGCGTGGAGAAAAAGGGAAAACTTATCATACCTGCCTTCAGTGTAGGACGCACGCAGGAGTTACTTTATTTCCTGAACCAGCTAAGTCTCGAAAGAAGACTTCCGCATGTGCCTGTTTATGTTGACAGTCCACTGAGCCGCGAAGCAACCGAAGTGGTGAAAAGCCACCCGGAAACCTTCAACAGCCGTATTCAGAAGGTGCTGAAGATAGATGAAGATCCGTTTGATTTCGAGGGTATGCAGTTCATTAAAACAGTTGATGAAAGTAAACAGCTGAATGAACGTCCGCAGCCCTGTATCATTATTTCGGCCAGCGGCATGGCCGATGCAGGAAGGGTGAAACATCATATCCTGAATAATATCGGCGATAAAAAGAATACTATTCTATTGGTGGGTTATTGTGAGCCCAATTCGCTGGGTGGTCATCTTATGGCAGGACGTAAATCGGTACGCATTTTTGGCGACTTCTATGATGTAAAGGCCGAGGTAGGCACCATGCACAGTATGAGTGCACATGGCGACTACGACGATCTTTGCCAGTTCCTGGCCTGCCAGCATCCGCGCGATGTAAAGCGGTTATTCCTGGTACATGGTGAATACGATGTGCAGCAGGAGTTTCAGCGCCGCCTTATAAAAAAGGGTTTCGCGGATGTAGTGATCCCTGAGCAGCACCAGGTGTTTGGATTAGAATAAGTGATACACCGTTCATAGCACGAAAAAGCTATCCGGGAAAAGACAGTAGGTCTCATTACCCGGATAGCTTTTTCGTCGTCGTGTATTCATGCTG from Filimonas effusa encodes the following:
- a CDS encoding C1 family peptidase, with translation MPIRMVDDPDDQSDNSNDDRGGGSRFPGGGGGGGLFQLLPLLLGLVIRRPALLLVLLAAGGFFMLRNGCNYSQSPSTQEQLAQFGTGGVFDPKQFDKAQIYEGLDASKSDLPEMISLLKFAPERKDQGQQGSCVAWSSAYAARSILEAASTGTDPNRVAFSPSFMYNQIGLGGCQGSYIIRAMENMTQVGAVPYNEFPYDENDCSRQPSEQLKQEAHNYRMLGFTRLTEGDRLNVLDLHAIKEHLSKDVPVVIGMMVGGSFMQQMKGKEIWHPNDDDYMQMGFGGHAMCVIGYDDRKEGGAFQIMNSWGPEWGQNGIAWIKYNDFKRFVREAYGLNRMPKRGAAAEEKPLECFIGLVEAKTKQYIPLRVGAGNNFNTVSPLARGTTFKMEVKNNTECYIYVLGKETDGSSYVLFPYPSPQDKGKTKFSPYCGITGYRLFPRGMSMMADEVGNRDEIAVVVSKEPLNVFQLNDQVNNRRSLGFGKAVEQAAGDEVIENTRFANTPEGTIQLTAAAGKKNAVVCIVAIDKQ
- a CDS encoding MBL fold metallo-hydrolase RNA specificity domain-containing protein — its product is MKIAFHGAARTVTGSKHLLTLDNGTRVLLDCGMFQGMGKETESLNSDFGFDPHEIDYLLLSHAHIDHCGLIPKLVKEGFRGKIYCTPPTKDLAAILLEDSADIQRDDTKFINKRRAKQHLPPIEPLYTEADVAMALPLFNMVRYGEWKTIAPGLEVCYTDAGHIIGSAAVHVRVTENGKLTQLSFSGDVGRYRDVILRSPEVFPQADYIILESTYGSSLHEDVFNTPDQLLGWIEKTCVEKKGKLIIPAFSVGRTQELLYFLNQLSLERRLPHVPVYVDSPLSREATEVVKSHPETFNSRIQKVLKIDEDPFDFEGMQFIKTVDESKQLNERPQPCIIISASGMADAGRVKHHILNNIGDKKNTILLVGYCEPNSLGGHLMAGRKSVRIFGDFYDVKAEVGTMHSMSAHGDYDDLCQFLACQHPRDVKRLFLVHGEYDVQQEFQRRLIKKGFADVVIPEQHQVFGLE